The DNA sequence TCCCATCATCGAGCCACCCACATGGTCGGGGTGATAGTGGGTGGCGAGGGCACCGGTGAGGCGCATGCCATCGGCATCGAGTACTTCGAGCAGGCCGGGAATGTCGTAGGCGGGGTCGATCGCCACCGCTTCGCCGGTCTCCCGGTCGCCCAGTAGATACACAAAGTTGACCATCTGCCGGGCGATCGGATCGCCCACGGCGATGTCGCGTCCGGCCAGAAGTTGGCGGAAGTAGAAGCGAGTATCCATAGTGTCTTTACCTTATGGCTCAAGTCTTCGACGCGGTCAGCCTCGATGTGGGCGGTGTGCTGGTGGTGCCCGACCACGGCCGTCTGGCGAGCGCCCTCACCCACGCCGGGGTGGCCTACGACATCAAACGCTTCGGGGTGGGCCACTATCTAGCCATGGCCGCCATGGATGAGGCCGCCTCCGGCCCCGAGGTGTTCACCGACTACCTCGCCGGATTCGTGGCGGCGGTGGGCGTGGCCCAGGCCGATCGCCTCGTGGCCCGCGATGCGCTGCTGGCGGTGCTGTCCACCTCGCTGTGGTGCCAACCGGTGCCGGGGTCGCGCGACGGGCTGCGGGCATTGGCGGCGGCCGGCCTCCGGTTGGCGGTCACCTCGAACAGTGATGGCACGGTGGCCGACCACCTGCGTCGTCACGAGTGGCTGCAGGTGGGCGACGGGCCGGGGGTGTCGGTGGAAGTGGTGACCGACTCGGGCACCTTGGGCGTGGCCAAACCCGATGCCCGGGTGTTCGAGGCCACTATCGGTGCGCTCGATCTTCCGGCCGGGCGGATCCTCCACATCGGCGACGGGGTGCTCTACGACGTGCACGGCGGTGCCGCCGTGGGGATGCAGGTGGCCCACATGGACCCTTTCGGGGTGTGCGCGTCCACCGATCACCGCCACATCCGCACGCTCGGTGAGGTGCTCGATTGACTCTAGGTGCGACCCTTGCGCCCCGGGTGTTTGGCCGAGGCGGCGGCGGGCCATGGCGAGCGCGTCAGCGGGCCGCTCGGAACCATCTCTGTAGCAACGCGCGGTAGGCCTTGTCGTAGCGGTCGTAGTCGGCGCGCAGCGCAACGCCGGGCCAGTGGCGCGGTAGGAGGCGGTCGGGCAGGAGCGGATCAGCCTGCAGGTGGCGCAGGACGGCGGCGGAGGTAACGAAGCCCGCCGCGAGTGCCCCGGGTCGGCCCGCCTCAAGCCGGGGGAGGGCCCGGGCCATGTCGGAGCGCAAAGCGCGGGACTGACGCGACCAGGCCTTCAGGGCAAACAGGGCCTCGGCCCGGGGCGGCGGCAGCGGGTGCGCTCCGCCCCAACGGGTGCACCACCGCTGGATGATGGTGGCGGCATCAGGAGCGCGTCGGGGGTCGAGGTTGTCGGGGCGGCCCCATACGCCGTGGCCAAGTTCCACCAGTCGGTGGGCGCGGAGCGCGTGGCGCAAGCCCGCCCGGTCGGCGGCGGGGCGAGGCGGGGCCGGGTTGATGGTGATGAGTTCCCAGGTGCCGTCCCACGCTCGGGTGGTGGCCCGGCGGCTGGCGATCTGGCGGACCTGACGGGCCACGAGCGGACCGTGGAGGCGGTAGCCACCCTTCTGCGCCACGGCTTCGCCCGCTTTCACCATGCGCGACAGTGCCGTGCGGGTCGTTCCCTCGGAGATGCCGAACAACGCCGTCGTGCGCACGAGTCGCCCGGTCGGTAGCCAGGGAGGGTGGGTGCCGAGCAGCACCGAGGCGAGCACGGATCGGGCGGTGAGGGGCGTACCGTTATTACTAGATGACGACATGTGTAGAGGAACTGTAAGGTACGGGGATGGTCAGCGTGCGAGATACCCGGTCCACGATGGTCCCGCCCGTCGAAGTTTTGCCCACCGTCTTGCCCACCGCGCGCCTCACCCTGAGCGGTATGGCGGTGCCCGAAGTGCGGGCCGACCTGCGCCGCATCAACAATCTCCGCAATGCCGGCACCGTGGTCGCCACGTGGGGGCAAGCCGTGGGCACCATTGGCCTGGCCGTGTGGATCGATCGCCCCCTGGCCTATGCCGCCGCCTTCTTGCTGATGGGACCGGCGTTCGCTCGCTTCGCCATCCTCGGTCACGAGGCCGCCCACAAGCTCCTGTTCACGAACAAGTGGTGGAACGACGCCGTGGGCCGCTGGGTCGTGGCCTACCCGTCCTTCGTCGCCCTCGAGGCCTACCGGCGAGGGCACTTCGCCCACCACAAGGACGAGTTCGGCCCCAACGAGCCCGACCTCAACCTCTACAACGGCTATCCGATCACCGCCGCCAGTTTTCGTCGCAAACTCTGGCGGGACGTTCGGGGCAACTCGGGCTGGAAGAATCTCAAGGGCCTCCTCGGTGCGCTCAA is a window from the Acidimicrobiia bacterium genome containing:
- a CDS encoding PaaX domain-containing protein, C- domain protein; the protein is MSSSSNNGTPLTARSVLASVLLGTHPPWLPTGRLVRTTALFGISEGTTRTALSRMVKAGEAVAQKGGYRLHGPLVARQVRQIASRRATTRAWDGTWELITINPAPPRPAADRAGLRHALRAHRLVELGHGVWGRPDNLDPRRAPDAATIIQRWCTRWGGAHPLPPPRAEALFALKAWSRQSRALRSDMARALPRLEAGRPGALAAGFVTSAAVLRHLQADPLLPDRLLPRHWPGVALRADYDRYDKAYRALLQRWFRAAR
- a CDS encoding HAD family hydrolase; the encoded protein is MAQVFDAVSLDVGGVLVVPDHGRLASALTHAGVAYDIKRFGVGHYLAMAAMDEAASGPEVFTDYLAGFVAAVGVAQADRLVARDALLAVLSTSLWCQPVPGSRDGLRALAAAGLRLAVTSNSDGTVADHLRRHEWLQVGDGPGVSVEVVTDSGTLGVAKPDARVFEATIGALDLPAGRILHIGDGVLYDVHGGAAVGMQVAHMDPFGVCASTDHRHIRTLGEVLD